The Lentimicrobium sp. L6 sequence CAATCAGTTTTATGAGATTCTAGCCGATTTGTACCGCACAAAAATTAATAAACCACTTCCTGATTGGCATTTCTTTGAGAGTTTTTATAATCATGTGGTTCAAAAAGGTCATGGGAAATACCTTTTGGTGCATTATGATGGGAGGATAGTAGGAGGGATTATGTTGCCTATTTATCAGCATAAAATGGTATATGAGTGGTATGTGGCTGGATTAGATCAAGAGTGTAAACCCGCTTATCCTTCAGTAATGGCTACATGGGCAGGTATAAAATATGCCATGGATAATGACTTCACAGGTTTCGATTTTATGGGTGCCGGAGTACCATCACATTCTTATGGCGTTCGTGAGTTTAAAAGTAAATTTGGAGGAAGAATCCTCAATTATGGCCGTTTTACCAATAGCCATTACAAAGTTTTTCATTGGTTCATTAAAATGTTCCTAAAACTATTTTCTAAAAATGCATAATATGAAGAAATATATAATAGGATTGATATTGATGTTTTCGGCTTTGATTAATATACATTCTCAAGTGGTGTATGAACATATTAGCAATGAAAATATCTATGATTATTTAGATGAATTGGCAACTGAGGGTTGGATAGAAATCAATAGTGTAATAAAACCCTATAGCAGAAATTTTATCGCAGAGAAACTGGAAGAGGCGGAAGGATATCGTAACGAAATGTCTCAAAGACAATCTAAAGAACTTGATTTCTATTTGACAGGTTTTACCTTGGAATTACATGATAGGTTGAGTTTAAATCCTAAGGTTAACTTTCTTAAGAAAACTGACGGGTTTGGAATAGATATCAATCCCTTAGGAGGATTCTATCAAGATAAATTATTTAGCTTTCAAATACAGCCAGTCTACGGTTATAATATGTTTAATAACGATAATGGAACAGAGTCTTTTAGTTATGGTGGGCTGCAAGGTTATGGATATATAGGCGAGCATGTTGGCGTTTATGCCAGTCTCCGAGATCATCATAGTACAACTATTTTTAATAAGACGGATTATTTGACTCCCATGTCTGGAGGGAATTTTAAGTATAGAGACGGAGGAGTGGATTGGAGTGAGATGAGAGGAGGAGTTACTTTTAGTTGGAATTGGGGAGAAATAGGCGTGATAAAAGACCATTTTGAATGGGGAACCAATACCCACGGCGCCAATATCTTCTCAGGTAAGCAGCCATCGTTTGCTCAAATAGCTATTAAGTTAAAACCTGCTTATTGGCTCGAGTTTAATTATGTTCATGGCTGGTTGGTGAGTGAAGTAGTGGATAGTGCGCGTAGTTATTGGGATGGTACAAGCAATGATCCTCGGTATCGCTCCGTATTTCGCAAAAAGTGGATGACAGCTAATATGTTCACTGTTCGTCCCATAAAAGGATTAAATGTTTCCATAGGAAATAGTATTGTTTATAGTGATGTGGATCATCCAGCCTTCTGGATGCCCATATTTGTTTACAAACCTATAGACCATACATATAATGCTACAGATAGTTATGGGCAAGCAGGACAAAATTCTCAGCTCTTTGCTGATGTTTCTGTGAGGTTGATCAGGCATTTGCATTTATACGGCGCTTTATATTCCGACGAGATAAAATTCGATAGGATGAAAACCGATTCGCTTCATAATTTTTGGAGTTGGAAAGGTGGTTTTCAATTAAGTAATTTCTTGGTGAACAATTATGAAATAGGTTTCGAATACTCTAAAACATTACCAGGTACTTATCAGCACCCAATATCAACGACAACCTTCGAGTCTAATAAATATAATATGGGGCATTATTTACGAGATAATAGCGATGAAATATATTTCTACCTCAAGTTTAAACCCATTAGAGGCTTGCATATAAAAGGGGAAGCTTTTATCGCACGCCATGGTCCGGATGCCAAGTATGAAACGGGTAGTGATATTGTAGCTACGCCGTTTATGGAAGAGGTAAGTTGGAAGAATACCACCTATGCTTTGAATATTAAATATGAAGTCGTGAATAATGTATATGTTTGGGCCAATGCCACCATTAGCAATATTGAAGGAGATGAGGAATTGGTAAAAAAATGGACGCCAGAATTTTATATTGGAAACCAGACTACATTGTCAGGTGGGTTTAATATTGGTTTCTAATGCACGAAATAAATGTGATATTTCGGCATCAGGATGTGGCTCCTAAGGAATTAGTTGGACAAGTAGCTGTTGTGATAGATGTGCTTCGTGCAACTTCTGTCATGGCCACAGCTTTGGCAAATGGTGCCACAAAAGTAAAGACGGTTCAAACTTCTCAACAGGCTCTAACTCTAAAAACTCAAAATACTAATCTACTTTTGGCTGGCGAGAGAAATGCCATAAAGTTAGCGAAATTTGATTTTGGTAACTCTCCTCTTGAAATGCGTAGCGAGCTTATTGATGGAAAAGAAATAGTTCTCTGTACATCCAATGGGACTCAAGCGGTAGCAATAGCCCATCGTGCTATAAAAGTTGTTACAGCTGCTTTTGTAAATATGAAAGCAGTAGTTAAACGATTAGATTTATTAGAAGAGGATATCACCATCATTTGTTCTGGAACTAATGGGCAATTTAGTCTAGATGATTCATTAGCAGCAGGTATTTTAGTTAACAGGTTGACAAGAACTAAGGGCTATAAACTGAGTGACAGTGCACAA is a genomic window containing:
- a CDS encoding 2-phosphosulfolactate phosphatase, with the protein product MHEINVIFRHQDVAPKELVGQVAVVIDVLRATSVMATALANGATKVKTVQTSQQALTLKTQNTNLLLAGERNAIKLAKFDFGNSPLEMRSELIDGKEIVLCTSNGTQAVAIAHRAIKVVTAAFVNMKAVVKRLDLLEEDITIICSGTNGQFSLDDSLAAGILVNRLTRTKGYKLSDSAQSMALAIKDENKLQESLKDCYHLNLLRAKGFKNDVDYCLTLDSLNVVPQLKNGYFVV